The Felis catus isolate Fca126 chromosome B2, F.catus_Fca126_mat1.0, whole genome shotgun sequence region GTCTCGACCTCCATGGTTATGtcaccttttcctttttgtctggATTCTCCTGTGTGTGTCTTAGAAGGatacttgtcattggatttaggacccgCCTAGATAATCTGGCAGGATCTTCTTATCTCAAATCTTTAATTATAGCTGCAAGGAACCTTCTTctcaataaagtaatttttacagGTTCTGGGCATTAGGATGTGGATCTTTTGGGGGTAGAAAATTACAGCATTAGAAGTTCTACCTTCTGGGGAGATTTCCTTTCCTCACTGTCCCCAGGGCTGTCCTGAGTGGGGTTGTCATGCCACAGTAGTCCACTCCCACCTGGCCAGCACCCCATCAGAGCTCTCTCTGGAGCAGGCGGAGGGTGGGGCTTCCACAGTGAGGGAAGAGGCCCGACTGTCCCCCCGGCCTCATACAGCAGAGTTTCACCCTCACATAGGAAGGTCAGGGTGCAGGCCAGCCCAAACCAAAACAATGTGACAAGTGTCCACTAGAGACGGACATTTGTCTGCCTGCATCTTTTGAGTGACTGGTAGTGACTCAGTTCTACAGCTCCCCTGGGGACATAGTGCACTTTTTGATTTATTATTCGGAGAGTAAGAGAGAATGCCGCAGGCTTTCACGTAGCTCTTCCTGGTACATTTGTCTTTAGCTCAAGGGTCAGGGAGCCAAGGTGAGGATTTGACCTGTTCCTGAGGTGATCTGGGTGACCATTTAGAACATAGGATGGATTTCAGGCCTTGCAGTTCTGTACTCTCACAGCCCCTGAATCTTATCTTAATGGCCCTATGCCTTATAGCAACAGGTCTCAACAAAGTCTCAGAGCCATAGCACATAAAGGTCTTGActtaggttttttaaatgtttatttatttattttgagagagagcgtgctcgtgcctgagtgggggaggagcagagagagggagagagagaatcccaagcaggctctgcattgtcagtatAGAGCTGGACtaggggtttgatctcatgaaccattagatcatgacctgaacttaaatcaagagttggatgcttaactgactgagccacccaggtgccccttaactttaaaaaaaaatttttttaatgtttttatttatttttgagatagagacagagcatgagtgggggaggggcagagagagagggggacacagaatcggaagcaggctccaggctccgagctgtcagcacagagcccgacgcggggctcgaattcatggactgcgagatcatgacctgagctgaagtccgacactcaaccgactgagccacccaagtgccccttattttattttattttttaaagattgtatttttaagtaatctctacatccgacatggggctttaactcacaaccctgagaccaaaagTCTTATGTTCCAGTCAGGtacccctcattttatttattgagtcaaTAATCTAGATATTTGAGCTTGTCTTGCTTGATATTATTCAGTGCCATTATAAGCGGTCACCCCACACTGCGTCCCTAATGTCTTCATTCtccttattttatgtatttatttttagtaggTGCTGTGCcccaacataggacttgaactcacaacccctcaaccaagagtcacattctctactgactgagccagccaggcaccgttTCTTCATTCCCTTTAAATCTGTTTTGACCAAAGCCACTTGGCTCCCAGAACTTGTCCCTCAGAGGGCACATGATCTCTGGTGTTCATGGCTGACAATTTTATTAGCTATTTCTCCTCTGGGTACCATGGAACATAAACAGGAATCTCAGAGCGTTTTGCCCGAAGCCCTCTTTCTGGTGCCAATGTTTGGATCAGTTAGGGCTCTTTGGTGCCCACGGCCAAAGCGTACTCTggctaatgaaataaaaaaagaaggaaatagaaggatATCGGGTgggtcacagagctgaagaaggAGCAGGGCAACTGTCTAGGCAGAGTGGGAATCAGGGTGTGTCTGAAGTTCCCAGTAGCAGCAACTCATGGATTGTTTCTTAGGGATGTTGCCAAGGCCTGATAAAGcaatagcttttttttccttttgtcagtCTACCACCAATTCAGATTCTCCAGGGAGAGACTGATGGCCTAGTTTGGGTCACCCACTCATCCTTGTCTCTAGAGTCTGTATGCCCTGTGATTGTCTCACCAGATCCTCAGGAAGCAGCAGAGTCTGTTCTCAGAGGCAGGGGAAGTTGTGCTGGGCAGGCCAAATAGAGGTGGTTCACCAGCCTAGAGCCTTctctgagtgggagaagatacaGTCTGTCTCTAGGGAAACTGCCGGTCTGATGGTGGACACATAGGCTGTGCCCTCAATGACCTTCCAGTCTGATGGGAAGACTGGTCACAAAACCAAAGAGatttaagagaaagaggaaatgtagGCAGTGGCACAAGTATGTTCAAGACAGGGTTTGGGGGGGTGGTGCGGGGAAAGacagggttttggtttttttagtagtgaaaaactggaaactgCTAAAATACCCTAAAAAGGGGAAATGCTCAATTAAATGATTACATACTCTGAATCAATATACACGcattaaaatcatgtttttgaaaaaaatagtaatatgagaaaatattagtGGTGTAATGCTATGTGAAAGAAATTGGATACTAAATTGTCCAATTGTATAAAGCAGTATATGCAGAAGGAGGgaaatatgtcaaaatgttaacagaggtaataataatgataaaccTTTTGAGTACTTTTATATGTGAGGCCCTGTGCCAAACAGTTTATCTGTGTTATTTTACCTAACCCTTAGGTGATAGGAACTATTCtccccatattttttaaaagcaggctctatgcccagtgtggggcttgaacccgtgaccctgagatcaagacctgagctgagatcaagcgtctgactcttaaccaactgagccactcaggctccccctccccattttatagatgaagaaactgaggcttggggaggtTAAATCCACAGATAGTCATATAGCCAGTAAGTGGCTAACTCAATCCAGATGTGTCTAAAGCCAAAGtccatgtgttgttttttttttttttaattttttttttcaacgtttatttatttttgggacagagagagacagagcatgaacgggggaggggcagagagagagggagacacagaattggaaacaggctccaggctctgagccatcagcccagagcccgacgcggggctcgaactcacggactgcgagatcgtgacctggccgaagtcggacgcttaaccgactgcgccacccaggcgccccagtccatgtgttttttaaaaaaatgtttatttatttattttgagaaagagagagggagggaaggagcatgaacaagggaggagcagagagagagagggagagacagaatcccaagcaggttccacactcagcatgaagacaagctcatgaatggtgagatcatgacctgagctgaaatcaagcgatttacctgactgagccacccaggcaaccccaaagTCCATGTTTTTAAGATAATCTTGACTCCCCTTAGCTTCCAATGTTGGGGTTATGAGTGATTTATATCCTTTTATGTAGCTTTCCTGAATTTGCTAGATCCCTACACCAAACATGTATTTACCTATACAGTCatgagaaatacatattttgaaaaagaagggggaaaaagaaatatgcaacaaaaacatataaacaggaaaaagatACTGTATTGAACAAAACCATTTGTTAatggatacctgggtggctcagtcagttaagcgtgggacttcagctcaagtcatggtcttgtggtctgtgagttccagccccaggtcgggctttgtgctgacagctcagagcccggagcctgcttgggattctgtgttttcctctctctctgcttctcccctgctcacgctctgtctctttctttctctctcgaaaataaataaacattaaaaaaaaaataaacattaaaaaaaaacaaaccatatgtTAAAGTCTGGGAGGCCTCACAAGTATTGTCCTTTGCTGTGCTTTGTAGTTTTTTAATATAGCACTATCAGTCTGCATTGCAAATATATCTAcggatatacatatatgtaaatgcCTCACtgtctttgagggcagggaccctcttttatctctgtgatttTGCCTAGGGAAGATAccctccaacatggggcttagcacatagtaggttcttAGAAATTGTTGATCGAGGAGAAACCATATGGACTAGAAATCAGTGACCAGAAGACACAATCAGAAAAGGTTTTGCTGGACTCCCCTGTATTGGGATTTCTGAGAGGTCGACTAGGGAGCCAGGGCGGGGTTGGATGGGATGGGGGAACAGTGTTCAAGAAGAGGTTTTGGTTCTGCCGCAGGAGTTGAGCGGGAGGAATGTGACAGCTGCAGCCCCACCCTCTCAATTtttgtcacccccacccccaccccccccaactcaGGAGGGTGAAGAGGGGTCTCAGTTCCCTGAGAAACTGAGCGGTGGGCGGGCCAGGAGCTCCCCACGCCTCCCCGGGCCGTCATCTGTTTCCCACCCTCCTCCGACCGGAGTCCCGAGGCGCTGGCCGCGGTGCTGAAGCAGCGCTCTccgaggagggaggaaggaggggccgGGCCGCGGCGAAGAGGCGGAGCTCTATGAAGCTCTGAGctggaaaggggggaggggcagggcggcGCCAGCAGGCCCGAGACCCTGGCAGGCTTGAGAGGAGGCAGGAGACTGGAGACAGCCTGGCTAGAGTGGACAAAGGCATCTGGACAATCTTCCTCGGAAGAAACCAAGGTTGTCGTCCTTGTCTTATAAATCCTCTCTCTTCTACCTTGGAGGGACCCTCACCTTTTGTCCTGACCTCAGCCTCGTTCCCAAACCCATCCGAGGAGTGACTGACTTCTAGGCTTTTCTGTCTGCGAAGCCACTAGCTTACAGCCCACAAGACCCCAGGTGAGGGCCTACTGCCTCACCATGGTGAAGTTGCTGCCCGCCCAGGAGGCAGCCAAGATCTACCACACCAACTATGTGCGCAACTCGAGGGCTGTGGGTGTGATGTGGGGCACACTCACCATCTGTTTTTCGGTGCTTGTTATGGCCCTCTTTATCCAGCCCTACTGGATTGGTGACAGCGTTAACACACCCCAGGCAGGCTACTTTGGCCTTTTCTCCTACTGTGTGGGCAACGTGCTGTCCTCTGAGCTCATCTGCAAGGGTGGCCCGCTGGACTTCTCTTCCATTCCTTCTAGAGCTTTCAAGACTGCCATGTTTTTTGTGGCCTTGGCCATGTTCCTCATCATTGGCTCCATCATCTGCTTTAGCCTCTTCTTCGTCTGCAACACGGCCACTGTCTACAAGATCTGTGCATGGATGCAGCTGGCTGCAGGTGAGCAGGGTTAATGGGAGGGCAAGCGGGGGCCCACCCCTGGCCACAGGGGACGCTGCACCATTCCGCCCTCTGGAGCCTCTTGGTCTCCTTCCCAGctgttcctctttattttttttttctcgaagatttaattttttaaagcaacctctgcatggggcttgaacctacaaccccgagatcaagagtcacatgccccaccGACCGAGTCCACCAGGCTCCCCTCAGCTGTTCTCCTTTAGCCCAGCCCTACTCAATGCTCTGTAGAAGCTTCTGAGGAGTAGAGAACTTTAGAATGGTTGAGACCAAAAGGATCGTTGAGATCAAATTGTTCAACCCCCTCATCTTACTGATGGGAACCGAGGTCCAGAGAAGGGGAGTGAATTGCCCAGGAGCACACAGCTAGTTGATAGAAGGTATCCTGACTCCCAGGCCACCACATCAGAGGTTGTTGTTGctctgaggaggaaaaagaaggaagcttCCATTGTCAGCTATGTGGAAATAGGATCCAGCCCAGGGCAAAATGTCAAGCACATCCTAGATGTCTCCATCTCCCACTTCTGGGcgtttgttctttctctttatggATCCCCAGATCCCTGCCCTCACTCTTCCCCTCTCACCCAAAATTGCTCTCAGGGAGATTCTAAAGTCAGTTGTTTATTTGGAGTGTTATGCTGTGACCTTTCCCATAGAAACTTGCATTGAAGTTCTCTCTTTCATGGTGGAGTGAAAGTCTTTGTTCCCTAGTTATAGGTTTCTGTACTTGAGGCAGCAAACAGGAGTGATATTTTGTCATGgggggagtggtggtggtggctagggtcttttattattatttttaatgtttatttattgttgagagagagaaagcatgagcaggggaagagtcAGGAAGGGGGGGAACAGAggctccaaagtgggctctgtgctgacagcagacagccctattcagggcttgaacccacaaactacaagatcatgacctgagctgaagtttgaggcttaactgactgagccacccaggcatcccagatgGCTAGGGTCTTTTAAAACTATggaggggtggggcacctgggtggctcagtcggttaaacctttgactcttggtttccactcatgatctcacggtttgtgggttcacatcccacactgggctctgcactgacagtgcggagcctgcttgggattctctctcttcctctttctctgttcctcccctgctgtctctgtctctctcaaaataaataaataaactaaaaaaaaaattaaacaaacaaaaaactatgcgGGGTAGGTGGCTACTTATGGTGCCCCAAAGCAGGCCTTTCCTGCCCCTTTTTCCTGCTCCTGGCCCAGGCAGGCCTCTCGGTCCTTGGGCCAGCTGCTCCTGTTTTCCTCTAAAGCTCAGGAAGACATGGCCTAAGGCCTTGTCCTTCAGCCCTTGGTCCCCTCCCATCCCAAGGACCATGCACAGACTGCCCATTCTAGGGGAATGTCCAGGGGCAGTGTGGGGACTTCAGACTAGAGAGCAAACCATCTTGATATCGTTGGTTAGAATGAGAAGTAGTATTATCCATAACAGGGGGAATGGAGCAGGGATCAGAATCCCAGGCAACCAAACACATAGATTCAAGACTCTGTCAGAGTTGGAGGGGACCTTAGAGAGCTataggtaccccccccccccccatccctgcccaaAGATGAGGAATCTGGgactgagaaagaggaaaagacttGGCCAAACCTGTAACAGATCAACTGGTAACTAAGGACCAAGGAGAATTAAGGCAGCAGGTTCCAAGAAACAAGATGTATTCCAAACTCACTTTTATTGAGCCACACATTTACATAAGTATAATGacttacaaagcactttcacatctACCCTCTGGAGGAGCCCATCCCTACCTAGTGAGATGGGCATTCCTCTTATTGATAAGAGGAATAAGAGCCTTATAGATAAGGCTCCTAATGGGTAACTTGACTTTTAGCACAGGTAGTGGTGGACAGAACCTTTGATTCCAAATCTTGTACTCAGGCTACTCACCTGGCTCCAGAGCTGCGTCTGCAATCCAcccaccatctccctctctgGTCTCTCTGTATCATGAGCGAGAGGTTGGGACAGGGCTGAGGTAAATCttggtgggtggtggggagaaggaggagaaatgcAGATGTAGCAGTTCTGGGACAAAGAGGAGCAGAATGGACCCTGGCATGCTTACCAGCTGGTCCTCCATCTCAGAGCTATGGGATGCTGGAAACACAACCATTCCTCTCATTCTCCacactgccccctcccacaacctcctGCAGCAGGTACCATGTGCTGAACAGGCAGTGCTTGGGAGGGACTACGTGGGGGAGGCGTCACCAGGCCATTTGAGTTAGACCCTGCCGGGTCATGGAGCTGGAGACATTGATAGCAGAGGTGGCCAGATGCCATCCCATGAAACATTTACATTGGGCAGAGCAAAAGTGGTATCATGTTCCATTCTTTGGTGCAGGGGAGTGGAAGATGAGCCAAAGGGAGGGATTAAGAGGGGGTCCGCTTTGCAGTCAGCAGCTGTGAGACAGGTCCATTTGAAGATGCCTAAACCAATTAGTTTAACCTTGCCAGGAAGCCTGAGGCCAGGGAAGGgagcaggagaaaggaaagaggattgGTGCCTGGGCCAGTGGGGGGCTGTAGTTTAACAATGCTAATTGAGCTTCTGGATCCCAGGTATAAGTTGTGTGTGGTTCCAGCTCCTAGAAACACAGGTAGAGCAAGTTGCTTGTCTCTCTGAGT contains the following coding sequences:
- the LHFPL5 gene encoding LHFPL tetraspan subfamily member 5 protein isoform X1, whose protein sequence is MVKLLPAQEAAKIYHTNYVRNSRAVGVMWGTLTICFSVLVMALFIQPYWIGDSVNTPQAGYFGLFSYCVGNVLSSELICKGGPLDFSSIPSRAFKTAMFFVALAMFLIIGSIICFSLFFVCNTATVYKICAWMQLAAATGLMIGCLVYPDGWDSSEVRRMCGEQTGKYTLGQCTIRWAFMLAILSIGDALILSFLAFVLGYRQDKLLPDDYKADGKGQWKIKESNSSVIKTCSVHASLFLATIGLLP
- the LHFPL5 gene encoding LHFPL tetraspan subfamily member 5 protein isoform X2; this encodes MVKLLPAQEAAKIYHTNYVRNSRAVGVMWGTLTICFSVLVMALFIQPYWIGDSVNTPQAGYFGLFSYCVGNVLSSELICKGGPLDFSSIPSRAFKTAMFFVALAMFLIIGSIICFSLFFVCNTATVYKICAWMQLAAATGLMIGCLVYPDGWDSSEVRRMCGEQTGKYTLGQCTIRWAFMLAILSIGDALILSFLAFVLGYRQDKLLPDDYKADGKEEV